One stretch of Hymenobacter sp. BRD128 DNA includes these proteins:
- a CDS encoding TonB-dependent receptor — MGYQSRVILRTSWLVVLLHLVAHYATLAQQLPGTLQGSVQDSVSHQPVPYATVVLLPLSATGSQLAGATTDPQGLFTLPKVIPGSFRLQVSFVGYASRTQPVVVTSATTTLPLILLVPAAQQLGEAVVVGRKPLVEMQPDRLVYQAAQDIGNAGGTAADVLRKTPLLAVDGLGAVTMRGSTNFRVLVNNHPSPTLAQNLTQALKGLPADQIQRVEVITTPSARDDGEGTAGIINIVLKKGARRQLNGHIGASGGNRATELTSALGFKRGPVSVNAAASTGTWYEPDQLSRRRLGFSALGIDTLTQSGRRINSGQWYNATLSLDYDPAEHHRFALTGTLSGYQGQGQRDLFNRFASPDVALNQLFTRANTEYVGNSSHEVTGTYTRTFAQARREWSVLAQYARNAGTFGYAFDQFSNSAVALAPDRADYRERSQGQTPSQEVTAQTDFKQPFGEATTVDVGLKAIFRRTGAVATVEGLTPAQTPDFVSLANRGTDFSYAQDVQAAYASYATALGKKLAITLGSRVERTNFVADFRTSGTSLAPRSYVSVLPNASLNYTFRRDTTGLRLAYSRRITRPYIDYLNPFVDRSNPQNITYGNPDLAPELTDAYEVSYNTLVHAAPVIVSGTVRHTGNAIEAVRLPTTTSGVTAQTYANVAAVTYYQLTFYGTAKFTKQWEVSGGPNAQYVVFLSPDRELLRRGFSAGMNVDTSYHFRRTLTAQASLSGALPTPILQGQGGASLSYSMGVKKTLLGEKAEVTLNVLNPFTDSFPTRNSITTAFIDERTEYRSYQRGFRLSLNYRFGQDAPEREHRKANNDDLKSK; from the coding sequence ATGGGCTACCAGTCACGTGTTATTCTTCGCACCAGTTGGTTGGTAGTACTCTTGCACCTAGTGGCCCACTACGCGACGCTGGCGCAACAGCTACCGGGTACCTTGCAAGGTAGTGTGCAGGACTCTGTGAGCCATCAGCCGGTTCCCTACGCCACCGTCGTCTTATTGCCTCTCTCCGCTACTGGCAGCCAACTCGCCGGGGCCACTACCGACCCCCAGGGCTTGTTTACCTTGCCCAAGGTAATACCGGGTTCGTTTCGACTGCAAGTAAGCTTTGTTGGCTATGCTTCCCGTACGCAGCCGGTCGTCGTTACCTCAGCCACTACCACGCTCCCGCTGATTCTGCTAGTGCCAGCGGCCCAGCAACTTGGGGAGGCCGTGGTGGTAGGTCGCAAGCCGCTGGTAGAGATGCAACCGGACCGCCTTGTCTACCAGGCCGCCCAGGATATCGGTAACGCGGGCGGTACGGCGGCGGATGTGCTGCGCAAAACGCCCCTGCTAGCCGTGGACGGCCTGGGCGCTGTTACCATGCGCGGCTCGACCAATTTTAGGGTACTTGTTAACAACCATCCTTCCCCCACGCTCGCGCAAAACCTGACGCAAGCCCTGAAAGGCTTGCCCGCGGACCAGATCCAACGGGTGGAAGTCATTACCACCCCCTCTGCCCGGGACGATGGGGAGGGCACGGCTGGTATCATCAACATCGTACTCAAAAAGGGCGCCCGTCGCCAGCTCAACGGCCATATCGGAGCCAGTGGGGGCAACCGCGCTACCGAACTTACGTCCGCGCTCGGCTTTAAGCGCGGGCCCGTCAGCGTCAACGCGGCGGCCAGTACCGGCACCTGGTACGAACCCGACCAACTCAGCCGCCGGCGACTCGGGTTCTCGGCCCTTGGTATAGACACCCTAACCCAAAGCGGTCGCCGCATTAACTCGGGCCAGTGGTATAACGCGACGCTTAGCCTAGACTATGACCCGGCCGAGCACCACCGGTTTGCGCTGACCGGGACGCTGAGTGGCTACCAGGGACAGGGGCAGCGCGACCTGTTTAATCGGTTTGCTTCACCTGATGTTGCGCTGAATCAGCTGTTTACCCGCGCCAACACGGAGTACGTCGGTAATAGCAGCCACGAGGTAACCGGCACCTATACCCGTACCTTTGCCCAGGCCCGTCGCGAATGGAGTGTGCTAGCCCAATACGCCCGCAACGCGGGCACCTTTGGCTACGCGTTCGACCAGTTCTCGAACTCCGCCGTGGCCCTAGCCCCGGACCGGGCCGACTACCGGGAGCGCAGCCAGGGCCAAACCCCTAGCCAAGAAGTAACGGCGCAAACCGATTTTAAGCAGCCCTTTGGCGAAGCAACTACGGTGGATGTGGGCCTGAAAGCTATTTTCCGGCGTACGGGGGCGGTGGCGACCGTCGAGGGTCTTACGCCAGCGCAAACGCCTGACTTTGTAAGTCTAGCAAACCGGGGTACCGATTTTAGCTATGCGCAGGACGTGCAAGCTGCCTACGCTAGCTACGCCACAGCCCTTGGTAAAAAACTTGCTATCACCCTAGGTAGTCGCGTCGAGCGTACCAACTTCGTCGCTGATTTTCGGACTAGCGGGACCAGCCTGGCTCCGCGCAGCTACGTATCCGTGCTCCCCAACGCCAGCCTAAACTACACGTTTCGGCGCGATACTACCGGCCTGCGCTTGGCGTACAGTCGCCGCATCACCCGCCCCTATATCGACTACCTGAATCCCTTCGTGGACCGCTCCAATCCCCAGAACATTACCTATGGCAACCCTGACCTAGCCCCTGAGTTGACCGATGCCTATGAGGTTAGTTACAACACGCTCGTCCATGCCGCACCGGTCATTGTCTCGGGTACGGTGCGCCACACGGGCAACGCCATTGAAGCCGTGCGCCTGCCGACCACTACCTCTGGCGTCACGGCGCAAACGTATGCCAACGTCGCCGCGGTCACCTATTACCAGCTCACGTTCTACGGGACGGCCAAGTTTACGAAGCAATGGGAAGTAAGCGGCGGACCCAACGCCCAATATGTCGTGTTCTTGAGTCCTGACCGAGAATTACTGCGCCGCGGTTTCAGCGCGGGAATGAATGTAGATACGTCCTATCATTTTCGACGTACGCTCACTGCTCAGGCTTCCCTGTCGGGGGCCTTACCAACGCCCATCCTACAGGGGCAGGGAGGCGCTAGTCTATCCTATTCTATGGGCGTGAAAAAGACGCTCTTAGGGGAAAAGGCGGAGGTAACGTTGAACGTGTTGAACCCTTTCACCGACTCGTTTCCCACTCGCAATAGCATTACCACCGCTTTTATCGACGAACGCACCGAGTATCGGAGCTACCAACGCGGCTTCCGCCTAAGTTTGAATTACCGCTTCGGGCAGGATGCCCCAGAGCGCGAACATCGTAAGGCCAACAACGACGACTTGAAAAGCAAGTAA